Genomic segment of Meiothermus sp. Pnk-1:
AACGGCCTAAGGTGAACAGGCTTTGCCGCTCGGGATGGGCGACCAAGCGGTGGAGCCAAGGCCTTCCTTCCAGTCCCGCCCCCAAAAGCACCAGCATCACCTGGGCCAAGAACAAAAGCGAAAGCCACCCCACCAGGCTTGCCCGGGTCCGCAAAAGGTGCCGGTCCAGACCCAAGCCTGCCCCCTTCAGGTCCCGGAAGCCCTCCTCAATCCACATCCGCCACGCATACCCCTGAGGTTCAAAGAAGGATCCCTCGGGCAGGCTTAGGGCCAGATACCAGGGCTCCTCCCCCTCCTGGCTTAGGAACAGGTGCACCGGAACCTCACCCTTGAGCTTAGCCCGGAAGGAGAAGGGTGCGGGCACCCGGGGATACCGGGCCTTAAGCACGAAGCGTTCACCTTCTTCCGAAACCACGCTGACGGTGCCCTTCAGGCGGATGAGGAAGGCCGCACCCCAATCCTTGAGCCGCTTGAGCAGGGCTGTGGCGTCAAACCCCCGGTCGGCCAGGAAAAGGGGAACGAAGCCGAGCTCCTTCACCCACGCGGTGAGCCGGTAAAGGAAGCGGGCCTCAACCCGGCTTGCGCTGGGCCAAGGGGAGGAGGGACACACCTCGAAGGCCACCACCAGGACCCGCCCCCTCAGGGGTAAGGCGGCGACCAGAGCCTGATGCTTTCCATCCTCCAGGGGTGTCCAGTCCACGAGCAGGGGAAGCAACTTGCCCTTTGCCGCCCGGGGGGAGAGGAGGGGGAGCAGGGCCCGGGTCAGGATCCAGGGGTTTTGCAGGGCGGGGTGGCGGAGGTAGCGCCAGAGCCGGTTGAGCTTGGCTTGGGCGCTGTAGGGCAGGGGCAGGTTTCGCGCGTAGGCGCTGAGGGTAGGGCGGGCAGGGGGGTGGAGCAGAAAGGCGCCGGTCACGCGATAGCGTACCTTGAGGAACAGGGCCGGGTTGGTGCGGAAAGAGGGTTTGTGTCCAAGCCGAGAGCCGTGGTGTGATGGAAAGGGGCTTGTGGTTCCACACACCTTACCCAAGCCCCTTTTCCTTTGGCTGGCAAGAGCAAACTGATGAGAGGTCAGCTGGTGCAAGGGCTTGACAGGCGGGGGGGCGAGGGGTATAAATACTGCAAACGTTTGCAGCAGGAGATGTTTGCTCCACCTTGACTCCGTGAAAGGGGAGTTGGACTCGAGATGGTGCGACTGGAGGATGTGGCGAACCGCGCCGGGGTTTCGGTATCCACCGTGTCCCGCGCGCTGACGCGGCCCGAGATGGTGACCCCCGAGACCCGCAGGCGAATCCTCGAGGCCGCCCGGGCCCTGGGCTATGCTCCCAACCAGCTCGCCCGCAGCCTGCGCAAGCAAGGCTCGCGCACCATCGGCCTGATCATCTCCGACATCCTGGTGCCTTTTCACGCCGAGGTAGCCAAGGGGGTGGAGGACGTAGCCAGCGAGCGCGGCTTTGCTACCATCCTGTGCAATTCCGGTGAGGATCCGAAGGAGGAGGCGCGCTATCTCGAGGTGCTGCGGGGTTTCCAGGTGAAGGGCATCATCATCGAGCCCACCCGGGGTACCGCCCAGCGCCAACGCATCGAGGCCCTGGTCAAAGGCGGCACCCGCGTGGTAGAGGTCGACCGCATCAGCGGGGCCAGAGGGGTCACCTCGGTGCTCTCGGACAACCTGGGGGGAGCCGCGAGCGCCGCTGAGTACCTCTTGGGCTTGGGCCACCGCTCTTTCGCCGTCATCGCCGGCGACACCAGCATCACCAGCGGAAAAGAACGCCTGGCGGGCTTCCAAGGGGGCCTGGAGCGCCGGGGGGTATCCCTGGACCCCCGCTGGGTATTCACCTGCGCCAACACCCCCGAGGGGGGCTACCGGGCCGCCCGCGAACTGTTCGCCCGCCCCGGCCTGCCCTCGGCCCTGTTCGTGCAGAACGCCCAGATGATGAGCGGGGTGCTGCGGGCGGTGCGGGAGGTCGGCCTCGAGATTCCCCGCCAGCTCTCGGTGGTGTGCTTCGACGAGACCCAGTGGACCCCCCTGGTGAGCCCGGCCCTCACGGTAGTGGCCCAGCAGGCCTACGAACTCGGGCGCACCGCCGCCAAGATCATCGTCAAAAACATGGAGCAGCGGGCTGAAAAGCAACCCCGCGTCGTGCGGCTCCCCACCCAGCTGGTGGTGCGGGAGTCGTGCGGGAGGCCCCGCGAGCGAGAGGAGGTGAGGGAGACTGCCTGAACCCGACGACCAGGCTTTAGACACGGTGTTCTTTAGACATGAGGAGGTTTGATCCTATGTACAAGCGCATATTTGCCCTTCTCGCAGGGGTAAGCGTGCTGCTGGCCGGGATGGGGCTGGGCCAGGGTAAGCGCTTTGATGGGGTGCAGATCAACGTGCTCACCTTCACCGGCCCCCAGATCGCCGAGCCCCTCAGGCGGCACGGCAAGGAGTTCGAACAGATGACCGGGGCCAAGGTCAACGTGGTGGTGGTCCCCTTCGCCGACCTCTACCAGCAGATCCTGACCGACGCCACCACCGGCACCAACAGCTACGACGCCTGGATCTTCGCCCCCCAGTGGATCGCCGACTTCGTGCCCGCGGGGATTATAGAGGACCTCACCGCGCGCATCCGCGCGGACCGGGAGATCCAGTGG
This window contains:
- a CDS encoding IS4 family transposase, which gives rise to MTGAFLLHPPARPTLSAYARNLPLPYSAQAKLNRLWRYLRHPALQNPWILTRALLPLLSPRAAKGKLLPLLVDWTPLEDGKHQALVAALPLRGRVLVVAFEVCPSSPWPSASRVEARFLYRLTAWVKELGFVPLFLADRGFDATALLKRLKDWGAAFLIRLKGTVSVVSEEGERFVLKARYPRVPAPFSFRAKLKGEVPVHLFLSQEGEEPWYLALSLPEGSFFEPQGYAWRMWIEEGFRDLKGAGLGLDRHLLRTRASLVGWLSLLFLAQVMLVLLGAGLEGRPWLHRLVAHPERQSLFTLGRLALAQPPPGLKGHILRLFHRVLAELAGGRKGGRK
- a CDS encoding LacI family DNA-binding transcriptional regulator is translated as MVRLEDVANRAGVSVSTVSRALTRPEMVTPETRRRILEAARALGYAPNQLARSLRKQGSRTIGLIISDILVPFHAEVAKGVEDVASERGFATILCNSGEDPKEEARYLEVLRGFQVKGIIIEPTRGTAQRQRIEALVKGGTRVVEVDRISGARGVTSVLSDNLGGAASAAEYLLGLGHRSFAVIAGDTSITSGKERLAGFQGGLERRGVSLDPRWVFTCANTPEGGYRAARELFARPGLPSALFVQNAQMMSGVLRAVREVGLEIPRQLSVVCFDETQWTPLVSPALTVVAQQAYELGRTAAKIIVKNMEQRAEKQPRVVRLPTQLVVRESCGRPREREEVRETA